TGGTTTAGGAACCAGCCCCAGGGTGACATAGACAACAGCCAGGCCATGACGCCACAGGAAGTGGTAGAGGAAGGCATGGGTATGCTGGGAAAGGCAAATTCGTACATTGTGGGCAGGATTAACCAGGACGCCTACAAAAAATACACAGCGGAAATGACAAGGGATGAAGCTGCCGCTCTGATGGGCAGCTATTTCGAGGAAGAATACAGAGATAAATAAAAAAACGTCTGCTGTGCACAGAACGCCGCGCCGGCCCTTTTATAAAAAAGGGTGCGGCGTTCTTTTTTGCAGAGGTAGATAGTCTTAAACGGCTTTTCAAAGAAACAGGCTTATGGTATAATGACTAAGAATTTTAAAAAGGAAAAAGATAGGAGGAGCAATGAACAGTATTAAGAAGATGTTATTTGTCTTGACTGGCTTACTGGTATTCGTTTGCCTCCCTGTTTTGGCAGAGGAGACGACGCCAAAGCAAACGACCTTGACAACAGAACCGTCGACGACGGTTGAATCTCAGATGACACCCTCTGTAGAGGAACCGCTGACAACGCCGGATGAGGCCGTGACAGTGAGCCCGGAGACAGAGGTACAGGAGGAAAATACCGAAGCGGTTACACCAGAGCAGGCAGAGGATCAAGCGCCAGTTCCAGAGACTACGGTTCAGCAGCCGGAGGATGAAGCAGCAGCTCCGGAAATACCGGAAAATCTGGCGGAGGTTTTTGTGGATTCCAACGCCCTGAACAGTACCATCAGCATTGAGCTGAACGATGAAATTGTCAGCGGCCCCGGCAATAAAGTGCTGGCCGTCATACCGGCAGGCGCGCATTTCCGCGTGATCACAGAGCCGGCAGAAGGCAGCGAGCGTATGGCAGTTAACATGATGGTCAAAACCAAGGATGGTACGGTGGCGTCCGTCGAACCCTTAAGCGAGGAGGACAATGCGCAGGATTACCAGATGCCGGAGAACGCTGAGGGAATTTCAGGCGCCGTTTTCTTTGGCAATCGTGAAGAAAATACCAGCGATGAGGCCAAGAGCTTTACCGTATCGACTGCGTCGGACAATATCAACAAGCAGACCATTGTAAACAGTGAGGAAAAGCTGGAGACTGTGGCGGATAACGCGCAGACAGCGGACAATGCCATGGTTGAGCAGGCCGGAGAGGCACAGCCAGAGGTTTCAGAGATCTCTGAAGCGCCGTCTACCGGCATCGAGGATCACATTGATTTTATCCCTCTGTTTTTATGCACACTGATGATCGCAGGTGTGATACTGTGGTCCAGAAGAGCTTTAAATTAAAAATTCTTAAGGCCGAATCCCGGATGGATTCGGTCTTTTGCTTTAGTGTATTAAAAAAAAACCAAAGATTAGCAAAAAAATATTGTCTAATGTATACATTAATATTATAATATTTACCAAGGAAGCAACAACTTAATACAATACGTAGGAGGAACACGTAAAATGATGAGTGAATTTGAAATGTACCGACAGCAGTTGCGCAACGCAATTGATGAAATGGAACTGGATAATAAGGAAGCCGTATACGATCTTTTGAGCGAGGTTAACCGCTTTTATGAAGTATCTTTCCCAGTCCAGATGGACGATGGAACGAAGAAAGTCTTTAAGGGCTACCGTTCACAGCATAATTCCGCACTTGGACCAACAAAAGGTGGCTTAAGATTCCATCCGGGCGTTGACGAAGGCGAAGTAAAAGCATTATCTGCATGGATGTCAATGAAGTGTGCTGTAGCCGGTATCCCTTATGGCGGCGGTAAAGGCGGTATCACCGTTGATCCTAAGAAGCTCTCTGAACGTGAGCTTGAAAATCTGACAAGAGGTTTTGTGAAAGCAATGCATCCGGCGTTCGGTGAAAAGTTTGATATTCCGGCTCCGGATGTTAACACAAACGGCCAGATCATGTCCTGGATGATTGATGAATACAATGCCATCACCAGAAGCCAGAACATCGGCGTATTCACCGGTAAACCACTGGAACTGGGTGGTTCTCTGGGCAGAACCGAAGCTACCGGCTACGGCGTAGGCTTTACCGTGCGTGAAGCGGCTGCTAAAATTGGTCTGGACCTGAAGGGTGCGCGCGTTGTGCTGCAGGGCTTTGGTAATGTCGGAAGCTTTGCGGCAGAATGGCTTTACAAACAGGGCTGCAAGATCATCGCTATTTCCAACAGCCGTAATGGTCTCTACGATGCAGAAGGTATGAACATTCCGGCCTTAATGAAATACTACGAAGAAAACGGCAATGACCTGGCAGGCTATCCAGACGCAAAACCATTTGATAAAGACGAAATCTTCTCAATCGAATGTGATATCCTCCTGCCTTGCGGTCTGGGCGGAGCCATTACCAAGGACAATGCGGATAAGATCAATACTAAGATTATCAGCGAAGGCGCCAACGGACCGTTGACACCGGAAGCCGATGAAATTTTAATTAAAAAAGGCGTATTTATCGTACCGGATATCTTGGCAAACAGCGGCGGGGTTACCGTATCTTACTTCGAGTGGGTTCAGAACCTTCAGGGCTACTACTGGAGCAAGGAAGAAGTTTTTGAAAAAGAAGAAGACCTGATCGTTAAAGCCTTCAACGGCGTATACGATGTACTGGTCAATGAAAAAGCCTCCAATATGCGTACAGCGGCTTTCAACTATGCCATTAAGAAGATTGCAAAGGCCATGAAGCTTAAAGGCTGGTACTAATTCTGGCGTCAAAAACACCCGAACTGCTGCGTTACAGCGTTTTTGAGCCTCAGTCACATATTTAAAATATGCTCCTTCGGCTCAAAAACGCCGCGCCTTGCATTTTGGGCGTTTTTATAGCCAGAATGGTGAGATGGTATATATTGCGTAAAATATGCGAAACACATATAAAAGCAACAATATATTGCGGTATACGTCGAAATGGCGTATACCGTTTTTTCTATTTTTTTCTATTGAAGGACAGATATTACCATTAACTGGGGCAGACGGACTGTGGTATAATAATAAAAACGAAAGAAGGCAGGTTTTGGGGATGGCAGAAATTAATATTTATGAAACGACACTAAATCATAACGGTGAGCAGGGAATCATTGATTTTAATGTGCTTCTGAAGGCTTTCCAGAATGCAGGGATCACCATTAATGTGTTTAATATCTGGGACAATCCGAGCTTGATGACAGAGGTCCGTCCGGTGGAGCAGGTACTGCTGCAGGAGGGCGTTGAAGCAATGCCCATTACCGTTGTTGGCGGCGAAATCTGGAAAAAGGGCGCCTATCCGGATTATAGTGAGCTCATGATGTGGAGCGCTAAAACAGAGTAATAAAAAAGCTGTATGACCCGTGTAAGGCCATGCAGCTTTTTCTTTTCTAAACCTCGTAGGGAATGCCGGCGAATACCTCCTGCATTTCCTCAGGCTCTGCGTTATAAATTTTTAAGATGAGCCCATTGACCAACGTGATGATCTCCTGTGAATCCACAGTGCCGTCGTTGGCTGGTTTGGCGGCGTAAAGCGCGCAGAGCATCTCGTTCCGGGTTGTTCCTGTAATACCGCTGAACAAACTGTTCAGGACTCTTTTTTCCTGTTCGTTTAATTTCATATTTTTATCCCCTTGATTTCTGGTTTTAGACTATTATAACAATTATCCCATGACAATCAAGAGATTATCTGGCGGGATAAGAAGAATATTATTGTTCCTCCCACTCCTCGATTTCGAGCAGCAGCTCCTCCCAGCGGTCTGTCAGGCTGGTTACAGCTTCCCTGGCGGTATTATAAGCGGTGGTTACAGTGTTTACATTGTCCAAGTCATCATAAAAATCATTTTGGCACATCCGGGCTTCATAATCTGCGATTTCGTTTTCCAGGCGCTCGATGTCGGCTTCCACGGTTTTCAGTTCTTTCTTTTTACCGCGGAATGCAGCCTCCTGCTCCTTCTGTTTTTTACGGTCTGCCTTCTGCCGCGTTTTTGTGACCACGGTCCGGTTCTTTTCCGCTTCCAGGGATTCCCGGAGGGCGGCCTCATCCTTGTAATGGATATAGTCGTCATAATTGCCCAGGGTGACCTCAATACCGGTGGGGGTGAAGTTATAGATCTTAGTCGCCACCCGGTTGAGAAAGTAACGGTCATGGGAGATAAACAAAAGCGTTCCCTGATAAGCGATCAGGGCGTTTTCGAGGATCTCCTTTGTGCGCATATCAATGTGGTTGGTGGGCTCATCCATGAGCAGGAAATTGGACTGGGACAGCATCAGGCGTGCCAGAAGAAGCCGGGCTTTTTCGCCGCCGGACAGAGCGTTCACAGCTTTGAACACATCGTCACCAGTAAATAAAAAGGCTGCCAGGATACTCCGCAGCTCGCCCTCGGTAAAATGTATATCAACGTCCCAGAGGGCCTCCAGAAGATTTTCATCATAAAACTGCTTTAAGTCATTGTTTTCCTGGTCATAATAGCCAACATGGACCTTGTGGCCGTACTCGATGACACCGCTGTCCCGTGATACCTTGTCCTGGATGATGCGGAACAGGGTGGTCTTGCCGATGCCGTTGGCGCCGATGATGCCCACTTTGTCGCCGCGGTGGATATCAAAAGAAATATTTTCAAAAAGGGGCTGTCCGTCAAAGGATTTTGACACGTCACGGACGGTCAGAACATCCTTACCGCTCTGGATGCGGGGCTTGAAGTTGAAATGGGCGTCGGATTCGGTCTGGACCTTTTCCACCACCTCCATTTTTGCCAGAGCCTTTTCACGGCTGGCAGCGCGTTTAGAGCTGTGAACAGAGTTGTAACGGCGGAACCGGGCGATCATTTCCTGCTGGCGCTTAATTTCACGCATCTGCTGGGCATACTGGTGATCCAGATCCATGAGCAGCTTTTCTTTCTTTTCCACATAGGTGGTGTAGTTGCCGTTGTAGCTGTCCAGGGAATGGCGTGAGACTTCCAAAATACGGCCGCAGACCTTATCCAGAAAGTAGCGGTCATGGGAGATGATGACAAAGGCGCCGTCATAGGCTTTCAGAAACTGCTCCAGCCATTGGAGAGAGTCGATGTCCAGGTAGTTAGTGGGCTCGTCGAGGAGCAGAAGCTCAGGTTCCTGAAGCAGATTGCGTCCCAGGGCGGCCCGTGTTTTTTCGCCGCCCGACAGGACGCCAAAGGGCTTTGCCATATCCTCATCGGTAAATCCAAGGCCCTTGGCGATACCTCGGATGCGGCTGGGGTATTCATAGCCCTTTTGCTCTGCAAAGCGATCCTGCAGCTCGCCATAGGTTTTCATGACCTTTTCCTGCTCCGCGCCGTCTGTTTCGCCGATCTGGTGCTCCAGCTCACGCAACCGCTCCTCCAATTTAATGAGGGGATCAAAGACAGAGAGGAAGAGGGCGTCCAGCGTGGTGTCCGCAGAAAAATCGGCCTCCTGAGCCAGATAACCGATGGTCAGATTGGATTTTTTACTGATGACGCCGCTGTCGGGGGTAAGCTGGCCGGCCAGTAGCCTGAGAAAGGTGGACTTGCCTGATCCGTTGCGCCCCACCAGGCCGATCATTTCCTTTTCCTGTATGGAGAGGCTCAGCTGGTTAAAAATTTCATTGATGCCGTAACTAAAACTAAGATTTTCAATATTTATAAGCATAAGGTTTTCTGCCTGTTCTTTCCATAGTATTCCTTATATATGATACCAAAAAAGAGGGGGTGTGTCGACTGCGGACAGAGGCAGGGAAAAGAAATTTGCAAAATGATGAATATTTTGCATCTAAGTGGGTATAAAAAGAATGTATTCCAAAACGAGGAGGAGGTTTGATGAAAAAACTGCTTAATAGCTTTAAAGAAGTCCTTGTATCAATTTTGCCGATGACGGTTCTGATTATGATCATCAGTGGTATTTGGGCGCCCTTTACGCCTGAAATGCTTGTGTCCTTTATCGGCGGTGCCATCATGATGATGATCGGCATGGCGCTTTTTTTGTTTGGTGCGGACATCTCCATGATGGAGGTCGGCGAGCGTGTGGGAAACTTTTTGGTCTCCCGGAGAAGCTTAAAAATATTGATTGTTGCGGGCTTTTTCGTGGGCATGTTTGTGACCATTGCCGAGCCGGATGTACAGGTATTGGCCGGTCAGGTGGCCGCGGTCTCGGATGGAACGATTAATCGGACGCTGCTCATTGCTGTGGTCGGCGTTGGGGTCGGTATTTTTCTGGTCATCGCTCTGCTGCGGTTTGTTTTCCAGATGAAGCTGTACCATATCCTGATTATCGGATATATCGCTGTTTTTGCCCTGTCCTTTTTTACCAACCCTGAGATGGCGCCGGTAGCCTTTGATTCCGGCGGCGTCACCACTGGTCCCATTACAGTACCCTTTATACTGAGTCTGGGCAGCGGGATTACCAGCGGCGTAAGAACCAGCAGGGAAGGAACAGACAGCTTTGGGATGGTTGCGCTGTCCTCGCTCGGACCGGTGCTGGCCGTCATGATTTTGGGGGTGATCTTCAGATGAACCTGATCTATAATTTATTTCACGGCATGCCGGAGGTGGCATGGGAGGTTTTTCTGGCTATCCTGCCCATAATTTTGATTTTCCTGTTTTTAAACGCCATTGCACTACGGCTGCGGGCACCTATCATCAAGCGGATTATGGGTGGCTTTGTGGTGACCTATCTGGGGCTGGTGCTGTTTCTCCAGGGTGTAAATATTGCCTTTGTGCCCGCAGGTGAGTTTCTAGGAACAGCGCTCGCAGAGCTTGAGTACAGCTGGATTCTCATTCCGCTGGGCTTTGCCATCGGCTTTCTGGTCGCCTTTGCCGAGCCGGCCGTCCAGGTTATGGTAAAGCAGGTTGAGGAAATGACTAGCGGCGCCATCAAGGCGCGGGTTATGCTGCTGGCGATCTCACTGGGGGTAGCGTTAGCGGTTATGACAGCCATGATCCGGCTGCTGGTCGGTATCTCCCTCTGGTGGATTCTGATTCCCGGCTATATACTGGCCTTTATTCTCGGCCGTTTTGTGGAACCAAATTTTT
The DNA window shown above is from Eubacterium limosum and carries:
- a CDS encoding DUF1538 domain-containing protein; the protein is MKKLLNSFKEVLVSILPMTVLIMIISGIWAPFTPEMLVSFIGGAIMMMIGMALFLFGADISMMEVGERVGNFLVSRRSLKILIVAGFFVGMFVTIAEPDVQVLAGQVAAVSDGTINRTLLIAVVGVGVGIFLVIALLRFVFQMKLYHILIIGYIAVFALSFFTNPEMAPVAFDSGGVTTGPITVPFILSLGSGITSGVRTSREGTDSFGMVALSSLGPVLAVMILGVIFR
- a CDS encoding arsenic metallochaperone ArsD family protein, with protein sequence MAEINIYETTLNHNGEQGIIDFNVLLKAFQNAGITINVFNIWDNPSLMTEVRPVEQVLLQEGVEAMPITVVGGEIWKKGAYPDYSELMMWSAKTE
- a CDS encoding Glu/Leu/Phe/Val family dehydrogenase, which gives rise to MMSEFEMYRQQLRNAIDEMELDNKEAVYDLLSEVNRFYEVSFPVQMDDGTKKVFKGYRSQHNSALGPTKGGLRFHPGVDEGEVKALSAWMSMKCAVAGIPYGGGKGGITVDPKKLSERELENLTRGFVKAMHPAFGEKFDIPAPDVNTNGQIMSWMIDEYNAITRSQNIGVFTGKPLELGGSLGRTEATGYGVGFTVREAAAKIGLDLKGARVVLQGFGNVGSFAAEWLYKQGCKIIAISNSRNGLYDAEGMNIPALMKYYEENGNDLAGYPDAKPFDKDEIFSIECDILLPCGLGGAITKDNADKINTKIISEGANGPLTPEADEILIKKGVFIVPDILANSGGVTVSYFEWVQNLQGYYWSKEEVFEKEEDLIVKAFNGVYDVLVNEKASNMRTAAFNYAIKKIAKAMKLKGWY
- a CDS encoding ABC-F family ATP-binding cassette domain-containing protein; protein product: MLINIENLSFSYGINEIFNQLSLSIQEKEMIGLVGRNGSGKSTFLRLLAGQLTPDSGVISKKSNLTIGYLAQEADFSADTTLDALFLSVFDPLIKLEERLRELEHQIGETDGAEQEKVMKTYGELQDRFAEQKGYEYPSRIRGIAKGLGFTDEDMAKPFGVLSGGEKTRAALGRNLLQEPELLLLDEPTNYLDIDSLQWLEQFLKAYDGAFVIISHDRYFLDKVCGRILEVSRHSLDSYNGNYTTYVEKKEKLLMDLDHQYAQQMREIKRQQEMIARFRRYNSVHSSKRAASREKALAKMEVVEKVQTESDAHFNFKPRIQSGKDVLTVRDVSKSFDGQPLFENISFDIHRGDKVGIIGANGIGKTTLFRIIQDKVSRDSGVIEYGHKVHVGYYDQENNDLKQFYDENLLEALWDVDIHFTEGELRSILAAFLFTGDDVFKAVNALSGGEKARLLLARLMLSQSNFLLMDEPTNHIDMRTKEILENALIAYQGTLLFISHDRYFLNRVATKIYNFTPTGIEVTLGNYDDYIHYKDEAALRESLEAEKNRTVVTKTRQKADRKKQKEQEAAFRGKKKELKTVEADIERLENEIADYEARMCQNDFYDDLDNVNTVTTAYNTAREAVTSLTDRWEELLLEIEEWEEQ
- a CDS encoding DUF1538 domain-containing protein, with the protein product MNLIYNLFHGMPEVAWEVFLAILPIILIFLFLNAIALRLRAPIIKRIMGGFVVTYLGLVLFLQGVNIAFVPAGEFLGTALAELEYSWILIPLGFAIGFLVAFAEPAVQVMVKQVEEMTSGAIKARVMLLAISLGVALAVMTAMIRLLVGISLWWILIPGYILAFILGRFVEPNFLAMAFDNGGVATGPMCSTFILSLSVAVAGATPGRNPLLDGFGVVALIALAPILTTLLLGFFYKQKEAYRKRQCEKQSRDS